A part of Arachis hypogaea cultivar Tifrunner chromosome 12, arahy.Tifrunner.gnm2.J5K5, whole genome shotgun sequence genomic DNA contains:
- the LOC112727947 gene encoding protein NRT1/ PTR FAMILY 8.1 → MAGTRNVAEDPLYTDDGTLDIHKRPANKKKTGKWKACRFILGNECCERLAYYGMSTNLVNYLHDRFGLGNAAAANTVTTWSGTCYLTPLLGAFLADSYMGRYWTIASFSTIYVIGMSLLTLSAVAPGLKPVCRGISDCHPTTGQTAALFIALYLIALGTGGIKPCVSSFGADQFDENDTIERKKKSSFFNWFYFSINVGALIASSVLVWIQMNVGWGWGFGVPAVAMIIAIIFFFIGSRWYRLQVPGGSPLTRICQVIVAATRKFGVQVPEDKSLLYETSDAESAIKGCRKLEHTQELKCLDKAAVETDSDRLKDLPNPWKLCTVTQVEEFKSVIRLLPVWASLIAFATVYSQMNTMFVLQGNTMDQHIGPKFKIPSASLSLFDTLSVIFWAPVYDRVIVPFARKFTGHERGFTQLQRIGIGLIISIVSMIVAGILEVVRLNMVRKNNYYDLETIPMSIFWQVPQYFLVGAAEVFTNIGQMEFFYGEAPDAMRSLCSALSLTTMALGNYVSTLLVTIVTKVTTSHGRLGWIPDNLNRGHLDYFFWLLTLLSLLNFLVYLWIAKRYKYKRVITNVR, encoded by the exons ATGGCTGGTACACGTAATGTGGCAGAAGATCCCTTGTATACAGATGATGGAACACTTGACATTCATAAAAGACCTGCCAACAAGAAAAAAACTGGAAAGTGGAAGGCATGCCGGTTTATTCTTG GTAACGAATGTTGTGAAAGATTGGCATACTATGGCATGAGCACGAACCTTGTGAACTATCTCCACGACCGTTTTGGCCTTGGAAATGCTGCTGCTGCGAACACTGTTACAACATGGTCGGGGACGTGCTACCTCACGCCATTGCTTGGAGCCTTCTTAGCTGATTCATACATGGGGAGATATTGGACAATAGCCAGCTTCTCAACCATCTATGTCATT GGAATGTCGCTGTTAACATTGTCTGCTGTAGCACCTGGACTGAAGCCTGTGTGTCGCGGTATAAGTGATTGCCATCCAACAACAGGACAAACTGCAGCTCTCTTTATCGCACTCTACTTGATTGCTCTCGGAACTGGCGGTATCAAACCGTGTGTTTCGTCTTTCGGCGCTGACCAGTTCGACGAAAATGATACCATTGAGAGGAAAAAGAAGAGCTCTTTTTTCAACTGGTTTTACTTTTCCATCAACGTGGGTGCACTCATTGCTTCCTCAGTGCTGGTTTGGATACAAATGAATGTGGGTTGGGGATGGGGTTTTGGAGTCCCTGCGGTTGCCATGATCATTgcaattatatttttcttcatcGGTAGTCGATGGTACCGGCTGCAAGTACCCGGTGGCAGCCCTCTTACTAGGATTTGCCAAGTCATAGTCGCCGCCACAAGGAAATTCGGTGTTCAGGTGCCAGAGGATAAGTCTCTTCTTTATGAGACTTCAGATGCAGAATCTGCCATCAAAGGATGCCGCAAACTTGAACACACACAAGAACTTAA ATGTTTGGATAAGGCAGCAGTAGAGACAGATTCCGACCGCCTAAAGGATTTGCCGAATCCATGGAAGCTCTGCACGGTAACACAAGTCGAAGAGTTCAAATCCGTGATTCGCTTGCTCCCAGTTTGGGCTTCACTTATTGCCTTTGCAACTGTGTACTCTCAAATGAACACCATGTTTGTTCTACAAGGCAACACAATGGACCAGCATATTGGTCCAAAATTCAAGATTCCATCAGCCTCCCTCTCCCTTTTCGACACTCTGAGCGTCATCTTTTGGGCACCGGTCTATGACCGCGTCATCGTCCCATTCGCAAGGAAGTTCACCGGACACGAACGCGGATTCACGCAACTTCAACGGATAGGCATTGGCCTCATCATCTCCATTGTGTCCATGATTGTGGCCGGAATCCTAGAGGTCGTTCGCCTCAACATGGTCCGGAAAAACAACTACTATGATCTCGAGACCATCCCCATGTCGATCTTCTGGCAAGTGCCGCAATATTTCCTCGTCGGAGCTGCGGAAGTCTTCACGAACATCGGTCAGATGGAGTTCTTTTATGGTGAGGCACCTGATGCTATGAGAAGTCTCTGCTCGGCTCTGTCACTAACAACTATGGCCTTGGGAAATTATGTTAGTACCCTTCTTGTTACCATTGTGACAAAAGTTACCACAAGTCATGGAAGGCTTGGTTGGATACCGGACAATCTGAATAGGGGCCATCTTGATTACTTCTTTTGGCTTTTGACCCTCCTCAGCTTGCTCAACTTCCTTGTGTATCTATGGATTGCAAAGAGGTACAAATACAAAAGGGTGATAACAAATGTTCGTTGA
- the LOC112727948 gene encoding COP9 signalosome complex subunit 2 has translation MASDADMEDYGFEYSDEEQEEQDVDIENQYYNSKGLVETDPEGALSGFAEVVRMEQEKAEWGFKALKQTVKLYYRLGRYKEMMEAYREMLTYIKSAVTRNYSEKCINSIMDYVSGSASQNFGLLQKFYQTTLKALEEAKNERLWFKTNLKLCKIFFDIGEYGRMSKILKELHKSCQREDGTDDHKKGTQLLEVYAIEIQMYTETKNNKKLKQLYQKALTIKSAIPHPRIMGIIHECGGKMHMAERQWAEAATDFFEAFKNYDEAGNHRRIQCLKYLVLANMLMESEVNPFDGQEAKPYKNDPEILAMTNLIAAYQRNEILEFEKILKSNRRTIMDDPFIRNYIEDLLKKIRTQVLLKLIKPYTRIRIPFISKELNVPEHDVEQLLVSLILDNRIQGHIDQVNRLLERSDRSKGMKKYTAIDKWNTQLKSLYPIVSTRG, from the exons ATGGCTTCCG ATGCTGATATGGAGGACTATGGATTTGAGTACTCTGATGAGGAGCAAGAGGAGCAAGATGTTGATATTGAGAATCAATATTACAATTCGAAAG GTTTGGTTGAAACTGATCCAGAAGGTGCACTTTCTGGTTTTGCTGAGGTAGTGCGCATGGAACAAGAAAAGGCTGAATG GGGATTTAAAGCTCTAAAACAAACCGTCAAGCTCTATTATCGACTTGGGAGATATAAAGAGATGATGGAAGCCTACAGGGAGATGTTGACTTATATTAAGTCTGCAGTGACTCGTAACTACAGTGAAAAATGCATAAACAGCATTATGGACTATGTCTCAGGTTCAGCTAGCCAGAACTTTGGTCTTCTGCAAAAATTCTACCAGACAACTCTGAAAGCCCTTGAAGAAGCAAAGAATGAG AGATTGTGGTTTAAAACAAATCTGAAGCTTTGTAAGATTTTCTTTGATATTGGTGAATATGGACGAATGAGCAAG ATCTTGAAGGAACTTCACAAATCTTGTCAAAGAGAAGATGGCACAGATGACCATAAGAAAGGAACCCAACTGTTGGAGGTTTATGCAATAGAAATCCAGATGTACACAGAGACCAAGAACAACAAAAAACTCAAG CAACTTTACCAGAAAGCACTTACTATTAAGTCAGCTATTCCCCATCCAAGAATAATGGGGATAATCCATGAATGTGGGGGTAAAATGCATATGGCAGAGCGCCAGTGGGCAGAAGCAGCTACTGACTTCTTTGAAGCTTTTAAGAATTATGATGAAGCTGGGAATCATAGGCGGATCCAATGCTTGAA GTACCTTGTTCTTGCCAACATGTTGATGGAGTCTGAAGTGAATCCTTTTGATGGACAGGAGGCTAAGCC ATACAAGAATGACCCGGAAATTTTGGCAATGACAAATTTGATAGCAGCCTATCAACGGAATGAAATATTGGAATTTGAGAAAATACTGAAG AGTAACAGAAGAACCATCATGGATGATCCATTTATCAGAAATTACATTGAGGATCTGCTAAAGAAGATCAGAACACAAGTCTTGCTTAAGCTCATCAAACCATATACAAGGATAAGGATACCATTTATATCTAAG GAACTGAACGTTCCCGAACATGATGTTGAGCAGCTGCTTGTGTCACTGATTCTGGATAATAGAATTCAAGGACACATTGATCAAGTGAACAGGCTCTTGGAACGTTCTGATAG GTCGAAAGGAATGAAAAAGTACACTGCCATAGACAAATGGAACACACAGCTAAAATCTCTCTATCCAATAGTCAGCACTAGAGGTTAG